Proteins from a genomic interval of Uloborus diversus isolate 005 chromosome 4, Udiv.v.3.1, whole genome shotgun sequence:
- the LOC129221498 gene encoding uncharacterized protein LOC129221498 produces the protein MEENLQSDVNNELPRNHDDNIPDEFNYSKITDEIEAMTEYVEQLNTEVTKMRVECCVANIELLSTIDAVDFEGKINELQKLYSTYKNFESETKNK, from the exons ATGGAAGAAAACCTTCAGAGTGATGTCAACAATGAGCTGCCAAGGAATCATGAT GACAACATACCTGATGAATTCAATTACTCTAAAATAACAGATGAAATAGAAGCGATGACAGAATATGTGGAACAACTAAACACTGAAGTGACTAAAATGAGAG TTGAATGCTGTGTTGCAAATATTGAACTTCTCAGTACCATTGATGCTGTagattttgaaggaaaaataaatgagcttcAAAAGCTGTATTCCACTTATAAGAATTTTGAGTCAGAAACCAAGAATAAATGA